Within the Malus sylvestris chromosome 4, drMalSylv7.2, whole genome shotgun sequence genome, the region ttttggttcCACATCATAACTGCTTAGTAACTTGACCATCAGAGAGTTTTTGGCCGGCCACCGGTGCTAAGGTTACTTTACGGTTGTTTACTGTTTTACAAGTAGTCAAGTTTGTGCATCTCTTTCTCGCACGGTGATGCGTGAATTATGTTCCAATGTCACTCTTTTACATTGTCATTTTAGTTATGAACGAAAGACAAAAGTCTCAAATTTTCACTGCTATTAGTAAATATAACATGTATCATATTTACTAATATTTAAATTAGAAAATACTACAAGCTAGTTTGGATAATTATCACCTGTATCATTGCTGTCGTGTTGTGTGCTGCGCTTTTCTCTCCGGTCGTTTAAAAGTTCGCGCATATTTTAACCAACATAACCCCCTCCACCGCATTCCACTGCACCCAAGTGTACCTAGTCCCTccatctcttctctctctctctctctctctctatctctttctctctctctctttcttcgacCCTCAGCTCATCACCGATCGCCGCCATTGATTTCGATTATACTCTGCAGACCACCGCCGTCACCACCCAATGCTGCCCTACCAGACCATCGAGGAGGCGTCGGCGGCTTTGGGCCGAAACCTCACCTTCGCCGAGACACTGTGGTTCAACTACTCTGCGTCCAAGTCCGATTACGTCCTCTACTGCCACAACCTTCTCTTCCTCTTCGCCATCTTCTCCCTCTTCCCTCTCCCTCTGGTTTTCATGGAGGTTCTCAGATGGGGCGGCCTCGACCGCTACAAGATCCAGCCCAAAGTCCGATTGCCCTTCTCTGACATGTTGAAATGCTACAAGGACGTTATGTGGATGTTCTTTTTCATCGTCGGCCCTCTCCAGCTCGTCTCTTACCCTTCAATCCAGGTTCGAATTTTATCAATCAATTTCAATCTGCGATTTTGTCGAGTTTGGGTTCGCGGGGTTCGGAAAAAATGTTAAATTTGTGGAATTCGTCTGCTGGGTTTTGAGAATTTGTGGAATCGGGTGTTGGGCTTTATAAAAAATTGGATTTTCGGATTTGGGTTTGCTGGATTCTGTAAAATATTGAATTTGTGGAATTGGGGTTTGCGTGGTTGTGAAGAATGTCGAATTGGGTTTTAGTTCCTTATATATTAAGTCTTTTTTTACAGGTTTTGTGTTAGGGAATTTTTGGGGTTTTACATTCTGCGTAAAACGCAAGGAATGTGAATTTTTGAGAAAATCTGATGTGATCATTGTACCTCTGAAAAATTGTTCTCTCCCCAGCTTCCTGTTATGGTTTCTGTTTTTGTACATTTATGAATATGACTAGGTTCTGTTTATAAGCAGATGATCGGGATTCGAACAGGATTGCCATTGCCGTCTGGATGGGAGATGCTTTCCCAGTTGTTAGTTTATTTCTTGGTAGAAGATTATACCAACTACTGGATCCACAGATTTTTGCATAACAAATGGGGGTACGAGAAAATCCATCGAGTTCACCACGAGTACACTGCTCCAATTGGATTTGCAGCGCCATATGCGCATTGGGCTGAGATTTTGATCCTCGGCATCCCATCTTTTCTTGGTCCGGCCATGGTTCCTGGCCACATGATCACATTCTGGTCGTGGATAGCATTGCGGCAGATTGAGGCCATAGAAACACACAGCGGGTAcgcatgctactttttttttcgtgattccttttcttcttttgctaTTGTGACTTAATGATGATAGCTTTTGAATTcctttcatttctttttctaatAGAATTCTATGCTAGGTACTTTACATCTAAAGGATCTTAAATAGTGCCTTAACTTTTTAATGATGTGGTCCAATGATGGGGTCCAAGATCAGTACAATAATGGCTTTTACTCCTAAACTTTTATTATGTAAATTAGTACTTTTTATATATTCAGTGGGCTGATACCTTCTATATGGATTGATTTGGCGAAATtaatcatttggtttacaaataaACATTTTGGGGCAGAAAAGCAAAAACTTTGAATGTTGGTCAATGACTCGGTAATGGCTAGTTCAGCACCATGACAGTTGTAATACTTCCTTCTTGTGATTGATTCTCCTGCCAACTCTGGAATCTATAAATGGAGATTCCATGAGTTAACCACCTGAACTTTTGTGATATTCCGGTTCTATTGTCATGTCTAAATGCATCGCCAAGCTTTTGTACAAAGTACAAACGCTGCGAgtatttggttattttttagagGAAGTATATATGTACTTTGAACTTCCTTCATACCACTTTAGAGAGACACGGGAAAGGGCTGATACAAAGAAAAAGGCCGTCGACGGACTGCGTTAGTTGTTTCTGATCATAGCTGCATGTTGAAATTATTCCAGTATTAGGAGGTAATTACAGatctaaaacaaacaaaaaattgaaaagtaatatttTGAAAGGACTAACCTTAATGACAAAGGACCCCCTGGGTAATGTGGATTCAGGCTAGAGAATTGCATTAGTGAGGTTTCTGCCATCTTATAGGTGCAGTGCTTGTCGATAAAGAGCTAGTTCAGTCACATAGGTACCACACTGTTGCTTTTGTGGGTTAGTTGAGGAGGAAGCCTCAGTTTATGTGCTCGTTAAGACTGCTACAATATATGAAATCCAGGTAGCCTCTTGGATGGCATGTCCATCCTAAATTTAAATGCGATGATTTCTTCCAAACGGTTCGTTTTTATGTTTGTTTGAGGAAGCACAAGAATTACGGTTTTTCCTAACTTTGTATCCTTGATGTGTGTATCCTCTGAACTGAAAATTTGACTACTATATGCGGAGCAAGTTTTAATCTAGGATTTGTCATACAGTTATGACTTCCCCTGGACTCCCACAAAGCATATCCCATTTTATGGTGGTGCTGAGTATCACGATTACCATCATTATGTTGGAGGACAAAGCCAGAGTAATTTTGCTTCAGTGTTCACCTATTGTGATTACATTTATGGAACAGACAAGGTAAAATACTATCTTGGCATGGTGTACGCTTGTCTAATAATGTTAACTGCTAATTGATTTGGCAATCATTAACACTTGATCGATTTCCACAGGGATATCGGTACCAGAAGAAGATCCTTAAGAAGGTAAGCCTACAGAACTTTTTCTCATTAGATTGTCATTACTATGGAATCTTGGTGATTGCAGTCCTAGTTGTTGAACAAATGGGAATCAAGATTTTGATTGATATAGCTCAACATGTATATATTTTTCACTAAATAGTACCGGTGAGTTTTGTACTCGGGTAGACTTAGTAAGTGGATTTGGTTTCCCTTGTAGATACCCCAACAATGCATTATACATCACTACCAGATGTGAAATTGGATTAGTGTGCCACGTCTTGTATTTTGTGCCTGCATTtgtttcttccttccttccttccttctaaTTACTCTTGGTGATCTGCAACAGTTGAACGAGGAACCTGCTGGAGTCCAAAATGGAGGCTCCATAGATTTTAAAACTGATTAGCTTCGAGACTGCGTAACCTTGTCTGCAGGAAGGCCCTTTTGGTATCATTCTCACTGGTGACAACTCTCCGAAACCTCTGATATCAAGTTTACATCACTATGCTAGGGTGCTAAAACTGAACCTGTAGTGACTCGGGTGCGGAATAACTTTGGGATTTTAAGAGTGGTGATTTTGGGTAGCGCGAGGGGCGGAATTGAAAATGACTAGATTGTAAGGTGCACGGTTAAGACGTGTGTTTTTTGCTTTATGTTCAGTTCTAATCGTTTTATGAACTTGTACGTGGTTTGTGGTTTTCAAATTAATTGTCATTCGTTAACTGTTAATGATGCCAAAACTCAATGAAGCATCCAATCGGAAACACTGCTGAAAGGGTTTGTCATAGCAAGGGATTTTCATAGTGCTTCGGAGTATGGGATACTTCGGTTTTTTAAATCTTCgttcaaaaatacaaaaatccaACTACCAACTTGGTTGTGGTCCTATTTGATCCAAGTTCCTATTCAATTTGGTGTTTTAATGGACCGCGTCTTTAGGATCTAAAAACATTCTCGCTTGTAAATTTGGGCCTAATCAAATTGATTGCTCTAGGCGTAACAGTATGTATTTATCTTTTTGCATCTAAGTTCAAaacttattttttataatttaaataataCTCAAATATCACTTGATAGAATAACAATGGTTTGTTtacaagtgcttttaaaatgattaaaaagtGTTTTTTGTGAAAAGCAAATTATATTTCTCAagtcccctaactatgaaaagcatgatagaaaacatatcaaaggtcattaagttctttgaaaatcataagcattgacgaggaattcgtaactatgaaaagcatgatactcctgccaaggatttacttaacacgatcgtgactagcaacctccactacttgtgaatataagttcataacgattaggtgaaactcccttatactctagcatcatattcatgcatgcaaattaagtgtcgaccctcaattaacacacataaccaagttttaataactcagataagcaaatcacattcaagactcaagaaacaataacttgatgtaatcaattcatataaatcatataatcatggcttcgaattcacctctaactaaaaagaaattagtttctcatgtctttgaaaacataaaaccaaattaaaacaagcattgaactaaaactaaggatagaatacacctagaaacgtcCAGCAATCCAAGCTTGAATAGCAGGGCACAACTCCAAGGGTctcctctccttccttccttgcaaatctGCGCACAAGTATGTATTTTTTGATGTTTTAGATCTTGTATGTGTGGTGCACGAAATTGTGGTGGATGGTGTGGTGATTTGATGGTAAAGGGTGGTTTGATTTATGAGGTAGGGatgtgtatttataggctgaaatacATGGCACAATCCCTAAGGATTTGGATTGCACAATCCTTGAGGAAAAGGACTAGGGTTTGGCAGAAAtccaaaaggaaaaggattaaGGTTTCTAGCAGATTCTAAGGCTTCTAGAACAAGGAAAAACGCCAAATTTATAGGGTCTTCTAGAAAGGGTGGTCACGGCACCAATTTAGGGATTCTAGAACATAAGGGTGCGGCATGAATGTAGGGAAAGGATAGGCCTTTTAGAAATCAGGTTTTTAGATCCTCTTCCAGCTGGATTTAAGGCACAAACTGATTTAGATAAGATAAGATGGGATAAAGCTAGATTaggcaaggataagataagataaggtttgtttggataagataaggttggataatgttttggataatgttccttcttttgagctaattccttatcttctttgtcttggatttattttcttcatcttttcagcacattcctagcctcttgaacttccaATTCGTACATCCATCTTGCTcaattcataagctatccatttgatgcccaaaactgcctcaaaatgctccaaatcgTATTTTCTTACCAATTTTGTCAATTAGACCTATAagcacacgaaaatagcttaaatcactataataaacacagaCTAACTACGAAAaggcaagaaaacaagctaactaagtcgcataaatatgctcttatcaattTTATCTGTAGATCTATTGTTCGAATCTGGGGTTCATAGATTTAGTAATTCACCTTTacttgttaagaaaattaaattaatggcacatccagtattatacccttttttattatttcacaCCGTCATagttgttttacataaaagtttaccaaacactataatactgcttttttttcaaaagcactttcacaaaaaagtttaccaaacactctgctgctttatttcacagctgcttattctcacagcacagcagaaacagttttttttcaaagcacaacaataccaaaccaacccttagtacttgtaagtaagagataTTAGGTTCAATTTTGACCACATGCAAATTTAAAccagctcattgtgaggcttagacTACTCCTtctcctttagtgtagatagtatcgtttgctaaaaaaaaagaaaaaacacttccaaacgagtcttaaattaagggagcatttttgcttaccaccatttagtgtggtgtataCTCACCACTTTTTTTATTACTGTTAGATGAGTTTAGGTGGCCATATCATATATGAAATAAATGAATGTGATATGTAATGGTGTGA harbors:
- the LOC126620118 gene encoding methylsterol monooxygenase 1-1-like, with translation MLPYQTIEEASAALGRNLTFAETLWFNYSASKSDYVLYCHNLLFLFAIFSLFPLPLVFMEVLRWGGLDRYKIQPKVRLPFSDMLKCYKDVMWMFFFIVGPLQLVSYPSIQMIGIRTGLPLPSGWEMLSQLLVYFLVEDYTNYWIHRFLHNKWGYEKIHRVHHEYTAPIGFAAPYAHWAEILILGIPSFLGPAMVPGHMITFWSWIALRQIEAIETHSGYDFPWTPTKHIPFYGGAEYHDYHHYVGGQSQSNFASVFTYCDYIYGTDKGYRYQKKILKKLNEEPAGVQNGGSIDFKTD